One Cervus canadensis isolate Bull #8, Minnesota chromosome 12, ASM1932006v1, whole genome shotgun sequence DNA window includes the following coding sequences:
- the HSF1 gene encoding heat shock factor protein 1 isoform X1: protein MDLPVGPGAAGPSNVPAFLTKLWTLVSDPDTDALICWSPSGNSFHVLDQGQFAKEVLPKYFKHSNMASFVRQLNMYGFRKVVHIEQGGLVKPERDDTEFQHPCFLRGQEQLLENIKRKVTSAISVTAPPGTQVSTLRSEDIKIRQDSVTKLLTDVQLMKGKQESMDSKLLAMKHENEALWREVASLRQKHAQQQKVVNKLIQFLISLVQSNRILGVKRKIPLMLNDGGPAHPMPKYGRQYSLEHIHGPGPYPAPSPAYSGSSLYSPDAVASSGPIISDITELAPSSPVASAGRSVDERSLSSSPLVRVKEEPPSPPQSPRAEDASPGRPSSMVETPLSPTTLIDSILRESEPTPAVSTTPIADTGGHPPSPLPASAPEKCLSVACLDNLARTPKMSGVARLFPCPSSFLHGRVQPGTELSDHLDAMDSNLDNLQTMLTSHGFSVDTSTLLDLFSPSVTVPDMNLPDLDSSLASIQELLSPQEPPRPLEAEKSSPDSGKQLVHYTAQPLLLLDPGSVDVGSSDLPVLFELGEGSYFSEGDDYSDDPTISLLTGSEPPKAKDPTVS from the exons ATGGATCTGCCCGTGGGCCCGGGCGCGGCGGGGCCCAGCAACGTCCCGGCCTTCCTGACCAAGCTGTGGACCCTCGTGAGTGACCCGGACACGGACGCGCTCATCTGCTGGAGCCCG AGCGGGAACAGCTTCCACGTGCTGGACCAGGGCCAGTTTGCCAAGGAGGTGCTGCCCAAGTACTTCAAGCACAGCAACATGGCTAGCTTCGTGCGGCAGCTCAACATGT ATGGCTTCCGGAAGGTGGTCCACATTGAGCAGGGTGGACTGGTCAAGCCGGAGAGGGACGACACCGAGTTCCAGCACCCGTGCTTCCTGCGAGGCCAGGAGCAGCTCCTTGAGAACATCAAGAGGAAAGTGACCAGC GCCATCTCAGTGACTGCTCCCCCGGGGACGCAGGTGTCCACCCTGCGGAGCGAGGACATAAAGATTCGCCAGGACAGCGTCACCAAGCTGCTGACGGATGTGCAGCTGATGAAGGGGAAGCAGGAGAGCATGGACTCCAAGCTGCTGGCCATGAAGCA CGAGAACGAGGCGCTGTGGCGAGAGGTGGCCAGCCTGAGGCAGAAGCATGCCCAGCAACAGAAAGTCGTCAACAAG CTCATCCAGTTCCTCATCTCGCTGGTGCAGTCAAACCGGATCCTAGGGGTGAAGAGAAAGAT ccccctgATGCTGAACGACGGTGGCCCTGCGCACCCCATGCCCAAGTACGGCCGGCAGTACTCGCTGGAGCACATCCATGGCCCAGGCCCCTACCCG GCCCCCTCTCCAGCCTACAGCGGCTCCAGCCTCTACTCGCCAGACGCTGTCGCCAGCTCCGGACCCATCATCTCCGACATCACCGAACTGGCCCCCAGCAGCCCTGTGGCCTCTGCGGGCAGGAGTGTAGACGAGAG GTCCCTGTCCAGCAGCCCCCTGGTTCGCGTCAAGGAGGAACCCCCAAGCCCGCCACAGAGCCCCCGGGCAGAGGATGCCAGCCCTGGCCGACCGTCCTCCATGGTGGAGACGCCCCTGTCCCCGACCACCCTCATTGACTCCATCCTCCGGGAGAGTGAGCCTACGCCCGCTGTCTCCACCACACCCATCGCGGACACTGGGGGCCACCCCCCCTCGCCCCTGCCCGCCTCGGCCCCCGAGAAGTGCCTCAGCGTTGCCTGCCTGGACAA TTTGGCTCGCACTCCAAAGATGTCTGGGGTCGCCCGCCTcttcccctgcccctcctcctttctGCATGGCCGAGTCCAGCCAGG GACCGAGCTCAGCGACCACCTGGACGCCATGGACTCCAACCTGGACAACCTGCAGACCATGCTGACGAGCCACGGCTTCAGCGTGGACACCAGCACCCTGCTGGAC CTGTTCAGCCCCTCGGTGACGGTGCCCGACATGAACCTGCCCGACCTGGACAGCAGCCTGGCCAGT ATCCAGGAGCTCCTGTCTCCCCAGGAGCCTCCCAGACCTCTGGAGGCAGAGAAAAGCAGCCCAGACTCAG GGAAGCAGCTGGTGCACTACACCGCccagcccctgctgctgctggacCCGGGCTCCGTGGACGTGGGGAGCAGCGACCTGCCGGTGCTCTTCGAGCTGGGGGAGGGCTCCTACTTCTCCGAGGGAGACGACTACTCAGATGACCCCACCATCTCCCTGCTGACGGGCTCAGAGCCCCCCAAAGCCAAGGACCCCACTGTCTCCTAG
- the HSF1 gene encoding heat shock factor protein 1 isoform X3, translated as MDLPVGPGAAGPSNVPAFLTKLWTLVSDPDTDALICWSPSGNSFHVLDQGQFAKEVLPKYFKHSNMASFVRQLNMYGFRKVVHIEQGGLVKPERDDTEFQHPCFLRGQEQLLENIKRKVTSAISVTAPPGTQVSTLRSEDIKIRQDSVTKLLTDVQLMKGKQESMDSKLLAMKHENEALWREVASLRQKHAQQQKVVNKLIQFLISLVQSNRILGVKRKIPLMLNDGGPAHPMPKYGRQYSLEHIHGPGPYPAPSPAYSGSSLYSPDAVASSGPIISDITELAPSSPVASAGRSVDERSLSSSPLVRVKEEPPSPPQSPRAEDASPGRPSSMVETPLSPTTLIDSILRESEPTPAVSTTPIADTGGHPPSPLPASAPEKCLSVACLDKTELSDHLDAMDSNLDNLQTMLTSHGFSVDTSTLLDLFSPSVTVPDMNLPDLDSSLASIQELLSPQEPPRPLEAEKSSPDSGKQLVHYTAQPLLLLDPGSVDVGSSDLPVLFELGEGSYFSEGDDYSDDPTISLLTGSEPPKAKDPTVS; from the exons ATGGATCTGCCCGTGGGCCCGGGCGCGGCGGGGCCCAGCAACGTCCCGGCCTTCCTGACCAAGCTGTGGACCCTCGTGAGTGACCCGGACACGGACGCGCTCATCTGCTGGAGCCCG AGCGGGAACAGCTTCCACGTGCTGGACCAGGGCCAGTTTGCCAAGGAGGTGCTGCCCAAGTACTTCAAGCACAGCAACATGGCTAGCTTCGTGCGGCAGCTCAACATGT ATGGCTTCCGGAAGGTGGTCCACATTGAGCAGGGTGGACTGGTCAAGCCGGAGAGGGACGACACCGAGTTCCAGCACCCGTGCTTCCTGCGAGGCCAGGAGCAGCTCCTTGAGAACATCAAGAGGAAAGTGACCAGC GCCATCTCAGTGACTGCTCCCCCGGGGACGCAGGTGTCCACCCTGCGGAGCGAGGACATAAAGATTCGCCAGGACAGCGTCACCAAGCTGCTGACGGATGTGCAGCTGATGAAGGGGAAGCAGGAGAGCATGGACTCCAAGCTGCTGGCCATGAAGCA CGAGAACGAGGCGCTGTGGCGAGAGGTGGCCAGCCTGAGGCAGAAGCATGCCCAGCAACAGAAAGTCGTCAACAAG CTCATCCAGTTCCTCATCTCGCTGGTGCAGTCAAACCGGATCCTAGGGGTGAAGAGAAAGAT ccccctgATGCTGAACGACGGTGGCCCTGCGCACCCCATGCCCAAGTACGGCCGGCAGTACTCGCTGGAGCACATCCATGGCCCAGGCCCCTACCCG GCCCCCTCTCCAGCCTACAGCGGCTCCAGCCTCTACTCGCCAGACGCTGTCGCCAGCTCCGGACCCATCATCTCCGACATCACCGAACTGGCCCCCAGCAGCCCTGTGGCCTCTGCGGGCAGGAGTGTAGACGAGAG GTCCCTGTCCAGCAGCCCCCTGGTTCGCGTCAAGGAGGAACCCCCAAGCCCGCCACAGAGCCCCCGGGCAGAGGATGCCAGCCCTGGCCGACCGTCCTCCATGGTGGAGACGCCCCTGTCCCCGACCACCCTCATTGACTCCATCCTCCGGGAGAGTGAGCCTACGCCCGCTGTCTCCACCACACCCATCGCGGACACTGGGGGCCACCCCCCCTCGCCCCTGCCCGCCTCGGCCCCCGAGAAGTGCCTCAGCGTTGCCTGCCTGGACAA GACCGAGCTCAGCGACCACCTGGACGCCATGGACTCCAACCTGGACAACCTGCAGACCATGCTGACGAGCCACGGCTTCAGCGTGGACACCAGCACCCTGCTGGAC CTGTTCAGCCCCTCGGTGACGGTGCCCGACATGAACCTGCCCGACCTGGACAGCAGCCTGGCCAGT ATCCAGGAGCTCCTGTCTCCCCAGGAGCCTCCCAGACCTCTGGAGGCAGAGAAAAGCAGCCCAGACTCAG GGAAGCAGCTGGTGCACTACACCGCccagcccctgctgctgctggacCCGGGCTCCGTGGACGTGGGGAGCAGCGACCTGCCGGTGCTCTTCGAGCTGGGGGAGGGCTCCTACTTCTCCGAGGGAGACGACTACTCAGATGACCCCACCATCTCCCTGCTGACGGGCTCAGAGCCCCCCAAAGCCAAGGACCCCACTGTCTCCTAG
- the HSF1 gene encoding heat shock factor protein 1 isoform X2 — protein MDLPVGPGAAGPSNVPAFLTKLWTLVSDPDTDALICWSPSGNSFHVLDQGQFAKEVLPKYFKHSNMASFVRQLNMYGFRKVVHIEQGGLVKPERDDTEFQHPCFLRGQEQLLENIKRKVTSVSTLRSEDIKIRQDSVTKLLTDVQLMKGKQESMDSKLLAMKHENEALWREVASLRQKHAQQQKVVNKLIQFLISLVQSNRILGVKRKIPLMLNDGGPAHPMPKYGRQYSLEHIHGPGPYPAPSPAYSGSSLYSPDAVASSGPIISDITELAPSSPVASAGRSVDERSLSSSPLVRVKEEPPSPPQSPRAEDASPGRPSSMVETPLSPTTLIDSILRESEPTPAVSTTPIADTGGHPPSPLPASAPEKCLSVACLDNLARTPKMSGVARLFPCPSSFLHGRVQPGTELSDHLDAMDSNLDNLQTMLTSHGFSVDTSTLLDLFSPSVTVPDMNLPDLDSSLASIQELLSPQEPPRPLEAEKSSPDSGKQLVHYTAQPLLLLDPGSVDVGSSDLPVLFELGEGSYFSEGDDYSDDPTISLLTGSEPPKAKDPTVS, from the exons ATGGATCTGCCCGTGGGCCCGGGCGCGGCGGGGCCCAGCAACGTCCCGGCCTTCCTGACCAAGCTGTGGACCCTCGTGAGTGACCCGGACACGGACGCGCTCATCTGCTGGAGCCCG AGCGGGAACAGCTTCCACGTGCTGGACCAGGGCCAGTTTGCCAAGGAGGTGCTGCCCAAGTACTTCAAGCACAGCAACATGGCTAGCTTCGTGCGGCAGCTCAACATGT ATGGCTTCCGGAAGGTGGTCCACATTGAGCAGGGTGGACTGGTCAAGCCGGAGAGGGACGACACCGAGTTCCAGCACCCGTGCTTCCTGCGAGGCCAGGAGCAGCTCCTTGAGAACATCAAGAGGAAAGTGACCAGC GTGTCCACCCTGCGGAGCGAGGACATAAAGATTCGCCAGGACAGCGTCACCAAGCTGCTGACGGATGTGCAGCTGATGAAGGGGAAGCAGGAGAGCATGGACTCCAAGCTGCTGGCCATGAAGCA CGAGAACGAGGCGCTGTGGCGAGAGGTGGCCAGCCTGAGGCAGAAGCATGCCCAGCAACAGAAAGTCGTCAACAAG CTCATCCAGTTCCTCATCTCGCTGGTGCAGTCAAACCGGATCCTAGGGGTGAAGAGAAAGAT ccccctgATGCTGAACGACGGTGGCCCTGCGCACCCCATGCCCAAGTACGGCCGGCAGTACTCGCTGGAGCACATCCATGGCCCAGGCCCCTACCCG GCCCCCTCTCCAGCCTACAGCGGCTCCAGCCTCTACTCGCCAGACGCTGTCGCCAGCTCCGGACCCATCATCTCCGACATCACCGAACTGGCCCCCAGCAGCCCTGTGGCCTCTGCGGGCAGGAGTGTAGACGAGAG GTCCCTGTCCAGCAGCCCCCTGGTTCGCGTCAAGGAGGAACCCCCAAGCCCGCCACAGAGCCCCCGGGCAGAGGATGCCAGCCCTGGCCGACCGTCCTCCATGGTGGAGACGCCCCTGTCCCCGACCACCCTCATTGACTCCATCCTCCGGGAGAGTGAGCCTACGCCCGCTGTCTCCACCACACCCATCGCGGACACTGGGGGCCACCCCCCCTCGCCCCTGCCCGCCTCGGCCCCCGAGAAGTGCCTCAGCGTTGCCTGCCTGGACAA TTTGGCTCGCACTCCAAAGATGTCTGGGGTCGCCCGCCTcttcccctgcccctcctcctttctGCATGGCCGAGTCCAGCCAGG GACCGAGCTCAGCGACCACCTGGACGCCATGGACTCCAACCTGGACAACCTGCAGACCATGCTGACGAGCCACGGCTTCAGCGTGGACACCAGCACCCTGCTGGAC CTGTTCAGCCCCTCGGTGACGGTGCCCGACATGAACCTGCCCGACCTGGACAGCAGCCTGGCCAGT ATCCAGGAGCTCCTGTCTCCCCAGGAGCCTCCCAGACCTCTGGAGGCAGAGAAAAGCAGCCCAGACTCAG GGAAGCAGCTGGTGCACTACACCGCccagcccctgctgctgctggacCCGGGCTCCGTGGACGTGGGGAGCAGCGACCTGCCGGTGCTCTTCGAGCTGGGGGAGGGCTCCTACTTCTCCGAGGGAGACGACTACTCAGATGACCCCACCATCTCCCTGCTGACGGGCTCAGAGCCCCCCAAAGCCAAGGACCCCACTGTCTCCTAG
- the HSF1 gene encoding heat shock factor protein 1 isoform X4 — MDLPVGPGAAGPSNVPAFLTKLWTLVSDPDTDALICWSPSGNSFHVLDQGQFAKEVLPKYFKHSNMASFVRQLNMYGFRKVVHIEQGGLVKPERDDTEFQHPCFLRGQEQLLENIKRKVTSVSTLRSEDIKIRQDSVTKLLTDVQLMKGKQESMDSKLLAMKHENEALWREVASLRQKHAQQQKVVNKLIQFLISLVQSNRILGVKRKIPLMLNDGGPAHPMPKYGRQYSLEHIHGPGPYPAPSPAYSGSSLYSPDAVASSGPIISDITELAPSSPVASAGRSVDERSLSSSPLVRVKEEPPSPPQSPRAEDASPGRPSSMVETPLSPTTLIDSILRESEPTPAVSTTPIADTGGHPPSPLPASAPEKCLSVACLDKTELSDHLDAMDSNLDNLQTMLTSHGFSVDTSTLLDLFSPSVTVPDMNLPDLDSSLASIQELLSPQEPPRPLEAEKSSPDSGKQLVHYTAQPLLLLDPGSVDVGSSDLPVLFELGEGSYFSEGDDYSDDPTISLLTGSEPPKAKDPTVS, encoded by the exons ATGGATCTGCCCGTGGGCCCGGGCGCGGCGGGGCCCAGCAACGTCCCGGCCTTCCTGACCAAGCTGTGGACCCTCGTGAGTGACCCGGACACGGACGCGCTCATCTGCTGGAGCCCG AGCGGGAACAGCTTCCACGTGCTGGACCAGGGCCAGTTTGCCAAGGAGGTGCTGCCCAAGTACTTCAAGCACAGCAACATGGCTAGCTTCGTGCGGCAGCTCAACATGT ATGGCTTCCGGAAGGTGGTCCACATTGAGCAGGGTGGACTGGTCAAGCCGGAGAGGGACGACACCGAGTTCCAGCACCCGTGCTTCCTGCGAGGCCAGGAGCAGCTCCTTGAGAACATCAAGAGGAAAGTGACCAGC GTGTCCACCCTGCGGAGCGAGGACATAAAGATTCGCCAGGACAGCGTCACCAAGCTGCTGACGGATGTGCAGCTGATGAAGGGGAAGCAGGAGAGCATGGACTCCAAGCTGCTGGCCATGAAGCA CGAGAACGAGGCGCTGTGGCGAGAGGTGGCCAGCCTGAGGCAGAAGCATGCCCAGCAACAGAAAGTCGTCAACAAG CTCATCCAGTTCCTCATCTCGCTGGTGCAGTCAAACCGGATCCTAGGGGTGAAGAGAAAGAT ccccctgATGCTGAACGACGGTGGCCCTGCGCACCCCATGCCCAAGTACGGCCGGCAGTACTCGCTGGAGCACATCCATGGCCCAGGCCCCTACCCG GCCCCCTCTCCAGCCTACAGCGGCTCCAGCCTCTACTCGCCAGACGCTGTCGCCAGCTCCGGACCCATCATCTCCGACATCACCGAACTGGCCCCCAGCAGCCCTGTGGCCTCTGCGGGCAGGAGTGTAGACGAGAG GTCCCTGTCCAGCAGCCCCCTGGTTCGCGTCAAGGAGGAACCCCCAAGCCCGCCACAGAGCCCCCGGGCAGAGGATGCCAGCCCTGGCCGACCGTCCTCCATGGTGGAGACGCCCCTGTCCCCGACCACCCTCATTGACTCCATCCTCCGGGAGAGTGAGCCTACGCCCGCTGTCTCCACCACACCCATCGCGGACACTGGGGGCCACCCCCCCTCGCCCCTGCCCGCCTCGGCCCCCGAGAAGTGCCTCAGCGTTGCCTGCCTGGACAA GACCGAGCTCAGCGACCACCTGGACGCCATGGACTCCAACCTGGACAACCTGCAGACCATGCTGACGAGCCACGGCTTCAGCGTGGACACCAGCACCCTGCTGGAC CTGTTCAGCCCCTCGGTGACGGTGCCCGACATGAACCTGCCCGACCTGGACAGCAGCCTGGCCAGT ATCCAGGAGCTCCTGTCTCCCCAGGAGCCTCCCAGACCTCTGGAGGCAGAGAAAAGCAGCCCAGACTCAG GGAAGCAGCTGGTGCACTACACCGCccagcccctgctgctgctggacCCGGGCTCCGTGGACGTGGGGAGCAGCGACCTGCCGGTGCTCTTCGAGCTGGGGGAGGGCTCCTACTTCTCCGAGGGAGACGACTACTCAGATGACCCCACCATCTCCCTGCTGACGGGCTCAGAGCCCCCCAAAGCCAAGGACCCCACTGTCTCCTAG